In Candidatus Bathyarchaeota archaeon, one DNA window encodes the following:
- a CDS encoding dTMP kinase, with protein sequence MKKKGFLICIEGIDASGKTTQAKLLVKNLTARGYEAVYTTEPSKGFYGQILREKILQGEKRVPAIFEALLFAIDRLDHVEKEIKPALMQGKIVISDRYVYSSIAYQGAAGLDLKWIEEINKWTLKPDLAIYLDVPAEVVIKRIKRKRSVMETLQNQRKVREVYLRLVKEGKLILVNGNRPVEEVEREILQKVLNFLENR encoded by the coding sequence ATGAAAAAGAAAGGCTTCCTCATTTGCATAGAGGGAATAGACGCAAGCGGAAAAACTACTCAGGCGAAACTTCTGGTTAAAAACTTGACTGCTAGGGGCTACGAGGCAGTTTACACAACAGAGCCAAGTAAAGGCTTTTATGGACAAATTCTCCGTGAAAAAATTCTTCAAGGAGAAAAACGTGTTCCAGCAATTTTTGAAGCTCTACTTTTTGCAATTGACCGTCTAGACCACGTTGAAAAGGAAATTAAGCCAGCGTTAATGCAGGGGAAAATAGTCATTTCTGACCGTTACGTTTATTCTTCAATTGCATATCAAGGGGCAGCGGGTCTAGACTTAAAATGGATAGAAGAAATCAACAAGTGGACATTAAAACCTGACTTAGCAATTTATTTGGATGTTCCAGCGGAAGTTGTTATAAAACGAATAAAGCGAAAACGCTCGGTAATGGAAACCCTACAGAATCAGAGAAAAGTAAGGGAAGTCTACTTAAGACTTGTTAAAGAGGGAAAACTAATCCTCGTTAATGGAAATAGACCAGTAGAGGAAGTTGAAAGAGAAATTCTTCAAAAAGTCTTAAATTTTCTTGAAAACAGATGA
- a CDS encoding site-specific integrase, protein MGSNPTPCTINEYQKNSKGFKVLGKYVSYLLAKKSLKHSTIKRKVKALRSLLKRGINLNDADRVITFLNTCDLASGTKQIILYAYEDYLKMKGIQLKLPKIRREYPLPFIPLEKELDQLISRARMKMKAFLQLLKETGARPLEAWSLKWNDIDIPNHAITIKAVKYSRSRKLRISNELLNMLLALPKRHDYVFSTSGKKENFEKELQHFTRNYLFMRNKLAEELKNPRIRRISLRTFRHWKATMEYLRTRDIVHVKELLGHVNIQNTLKYIHLANAISNNESKFICKTAKTVEEAKALIEQGFEYVTEIDGIKLFRKPK, encoded by the coding sequence GTGGGTTCAAATCCCACCCCCTGCACCATCAATGAATACCAGAAAAATTCTAAGGGCTTCAAGGTTTTAGGCAAGTATGTAAGCTATCTTTTGGCTAAGAAGTCTTTGAAGCATAGCACTATCAAGAGGAAGGTTAAGGCTCTTAGAAGCTTGCTTAAGAGAGGAATAAACCTTAACGATGCTGACAGAGTCATAACCTTTCTGAACACTTGTGATTTGGCTTCTGGCACTAAGCAGATAATCCTCTACGCCTACGAAGACTACCTAAAAATGAAAGGCATTCAGTTAAAGCTTCCAAAAATTAGAAGAGAATATCCATTACCCTTCATTCCCTTAGAGAAAGAATTAGACCAGCTTATTAGCAGAGCAAGAATGAAAATGAAGGCTTTTCTGCAATTACTGAAGGAAACTGGAGCTAGACCATTAGAGGCTTGGAGTCTGAAATGGAACGACATAGACATTCCTAACCATGCAATAACCATTAAGGCTGTCAAGTATTCGAGGAGTAGAAAGCTCAGAATCAGCAATGAGCTTCTAAACATGTTGTTAGCTTTACCGAAAAGGCATGACTATGTTTTCAGCACTTCAGGGAAAAAGGAAAATTTCGAGAAGGAACTTCAACACTTCACTAGGAACTATCTGTTTATGCGTAACAAGCTTGCAGAAGAACTTAAAAATCCAAGAATCCGTAGAATCTCGCTTAGAACTTTTAGGCATTGGAAGGCAACAATGGAGTATCTCAGAACAAGGGATATTGTGCATGTCAAGGAGCTTCTAGGACATGTAAACATTCAGAACACATTGAAGTATATCCACTTAGCTAATGCCATTTCAAATAATGAAAGTAAGTTTATCTGCAAGACTGCTAAGACGGTTGAGGAAGCTAAGGCGTTGATAGAGCAAGGCTTTGAATACGTAACAGAAATTGATGGAATCAAGCTGTTCAGAAAGCCTAAATAA
- a CDS encoding HD domain-containing protein, giving the protein MPKKYWGEIKDPIYGYIHITEVEKEIIDTYPVQRLRRLKQLAGAEFVYPAANHARFEHSLGVLYLAGRLVENSNISQYMSDEEVQMVKLAALLHDVGHGPFSHIFEHLLSKFMNKTHEDMTFWIVKNSELADKIGELGFNPEEIAKLSVGRLNKQGKAFLDQIIRSAVDVDKLDFIVRDTYHTGAEYGYIDVFRLLHTIDVLDENLAVNVGALSALESFIIARIESFRSIYFHRVSRAVQIMLAMAMEKAKDELGLVNFKTPEEYLAFNDYTVWTKLKESEKSKEIIENLEKRKLLKCAFERTFYEKDRTVSRIFDFEEIRNQIRNEIAQKAGVEAEKVIIDVPTLPSVPYRHSVLMEPMEIPVFYKTKDGEKIPKRLSEVSGIFDVLKGFMNIIRVYTEAPYREKVGQAAVEVLGGTPYSAQISF; this is encoded by the coding sequence ATGCCTAAAAAATATTGGGGTGAAATTAAAGACCCAATTTACGGATATATCCACATAACAGAAGTTGAAAAGGAAATTATTGACACCTACCCTGTTCAGAGGTTAAGGAGACTCAAACAGCTTGCAGGCGCGGAATTTGTTTATCCAGCGGCCAACCATGCCCGTTTTGAACATTCGCTAGGCGTACTTTACCTTGCTGGAAGGCTTGTTGAAAACTCGAATATTTCGCAGTACATGTCAGATGAAGAAGTTCAAATGGTAAAGTTGGCTGCACTACTGCATGATGTCGGCCATGGGCCTTTCTCCCACATATTTGAGCATTTGCTTTCCAAGTTCATGAATAAAACTCACGAGGACATGACCTTTTGGATTGTAAAAAATTCAGAGTTGGCTGATAAAATTGGAGAGTTAGGCTTTAATCCGGAGGAAATAGCTAAGCTTTCAGTTGGCAGACTTAACAAGCAGGGTAAAGCCTTCCTTGACCAAATTATTCGAAGTGCTGTTGACGTTGACAAACTTGATTTTATTGTAAGAGACACATATCACACCGGAGCGGAATACGGCTACATCGACGTCTTCCGCCTACTACACACAATTGACGTATTAGATGAAAACTTAGCCGTTAACGTCGGCGCTCTCTCCGCTCTTGAATCATTTATAATAGCCAGAATAGAATCTTTCAGAAGCATATACTTCCATAGAGTAAGCAGAGCCGTACAAATCATGCTTGCTATGGCCATGGAAAAGGCAAAAGACGAACTAGGCCTAGTAAACTTCAAAACCCCAGAGGAGTACTTAGCCTTTAACGATTATACTGTCTGGACAAAACTGAAAGAGTCTGAAAAGTCTAAGGAAATAATAGAGAACCTTGAAAAAAGAAAGCTTTTGAAATGCGCCTTTGAACGAACCTTCTACGAAAAAGACAGAACGGTTTCAAGAATCTTCGATTTTGAAGAAATTAGAAATCAAATAAGAAACGAGATTGCTCAAAAGGCTGGAGTTGAAGCTGAAAAAGTTATAATAGATGTTCCAACGCTGCCTTCTGTTCCTTATAGGCATTCTGTCCTGATGGAACCAATGGAAATTCCAGTATTTTACAAGACAAAGGACGGGGAGAAAATTCCAAAGAGACTAAGCGAAGTTTCAGGAATTTTTGATGTTTTGAAAGGCTTCATGAACATTATCCGAGTTTACACTGAAGCGCCTTACAGAGAAAAAGTTGGACAGGCAGCAGTAGAAGTCCTCGGAGGAACGCCATACTCAGCTCAAATATCATTTTAA
- a CDS encoding UPF0147 family protein, whose protein sequence is MEVTLLVSKKKLKEYEERIKHATMVLGEVSEDTTTPRNIRRAAKESIEALQNQEYTFGVRASNAISILDEILQDPNMPSYTRVKLLNVIAILEAIKD, encoded by the coding sequence ATGGAGGTAACCCTCTTGGTTAGTAAGAAGAAATTGAAGGAATATGAAGAAAGGATTAAGCATGCAACCATGGTTTTAGGGGAGGTTTCTGAAGATACAACTACACCGCGTAACATTAGGAGGGCTGCAAAAGAGTCTATAGAGGCTCTTCAAAATCAAGAATACACCTTCGGAGTGAGGGCATCTAATGCAATATCAATTCTTGACGAAATTCTACAAGATCCAAACATGCCCTCCTACACACGAGTGAAACTTCTAAACGTAATCGCCATCCTAGAAGCAATAAAAGATTAG
- a CDS encoding HNH endonuclease gives MFDLWEEPRRKPIPVSIQKKVIARSRGRCEICGFDFAKHDVKPHIHHKDGNPRNNKLSNLIVVCPNCHSKLHKWKIVKEEDFWGFVVKRRKLVAIKPEKLKTTRKKTTSKRKTKKKSSRKATKTKKRATKKKTSTRKTKKKTSKKTAKSRKTARKKKTTRKTSKTKRKRKKKEESIWDLF, from the coding sequence ATGTTTGACTTGTGGGAAGAACCTCGAAGGAAACCTATTCCTGTAAGCATTCAAAAGAAGGTTATTGCTAGAAGTCGTGGAAGATGTGAGATTTGCGGTTTTGATTTTGCCAAGCATGATGTTAAACCTCATATACATCATAAAGACGGAAACCCAAGAAACAATAAGCTCTCAAACCTTATAGTAGTATGTCCAAACTGTCATAGCAAACTTCATAAATGGAAAATCGTGAAAGAAGAAGATTTTTGGGGCTTTGTTGTAAAAAGGAGGAAACTTGTCGCAATAAAACCAGAAAAACTCAAAACAACAAGAAAAAAGACAACAAGCAAAAGAAAGACAAAGAAGAAATCAAGCAGAAAGGCAACCAAAACGAAGAAAAGAGCAACTAAAAAGAAAACTTCAACCAGAAAAACGAAAAAGAAAACATCTAAGAAAACAGCAAAGTCAAGAAAAACTGCTCGAAAGAAGAAGACTACAAGGAAAACAAGTAAAACGAAGCGTAAAAGAAAGAAAAAAGAAGAGTCAATATGGGATTTATTCTAG
- a CDS encoding DUF126 domain-containing protein: protein MKILKGRVIVSDGICKGTALVSKKPISFLGGVNPHSGIIVEKNHDLNGECIKGKILCFPHGHGSTVGSYIMYALAKNGVAPKAILNEKADPVVVVGAVLANIPMIDHVRIGELKTGDILEVDCEKGVIKILEKRSSCI, encoded by the coding sequence TTGAAGATTTTAAAGGGAAGAGTAATAGTTTCAGACGGAATCTGTAAGGGAACAGCTTTAGTTTCGAAAAAGCCAATAAGTTTTCTCGGCGGCGTAAACCCTCACAGCGGAATAATTGTCGAAAAAAATCATGACTTAAACGGCGAATGCATAAAGGGTAAAATCCTATGCTTTCCACATGGACACGGCTCAACTGTTGGAAGCTACATAATGTATGCCCTAGCAAAAAACGGAGTGGCGCCCAAAGCAATTTTAAATGAAAAGGCAGACCCAGTTGTGGTTGTAGGCGCTGTTTTGGCAAATATCCCTATGATAGACCACGTAAGAATTGGGGAGTTGAAAACTGGAGACATACTTGAAGTCGATTGCGAAAAGGGAGTCATAAAAATTTTGGAGAAGAGAAGCTCATGTATCTAA
- a CDS encoding NAD(P)/FAD-dependent oxidoreductase: MKYDVVIVGAGPAGIFSALELAERTDLKILILDKGPDIDKRKCPSSRGLGCRHCEPCAVLSGWGGAGAFSDGKLTLSTEVGGWLNEYVPREKLEKLIEYVDGIYRKFGAPEKVYGADPEKVEEIERRASLARLRLVRQRIRHMGTEKCAETLRKMRRYLNSRIDIKMRTEVKGLIVKNKKIEGVETVDGEKIFGKYVIVAPGRSGAEWLKTEAQALGLKTLNNPVDVGIRVEVLATVMEELTNALYEPKLIYYSKFFDDQVRTFCVAPYGEVITESYNGILTVNGQSYAERKTLNTNFAILVSTRFTEPFREPIAYGKYLARLTNLLSGGVIVQRLGDLEAGRRSTQERINRCVVTPTLKNATPGDLSFVLPYRYLTDMMEMLRALDSVAPGIYSKDTLLYGIEVKFYSSRLRLSNSLETKIRNLFTIGDGAGVTRSLVQASVSGVIVAREIMKREKQLIKKET; this comes from the coding sequence ATGAAATATGATGTAGTAATTGTAGGAGCTGGGCCGGCTGGAATATTTTCTGCGCTAGAACTCGCTGAGCGTACCGACCTAAAAATTCTGATACTGGATAAAGGACCAGACATAGACAAGCGGAAATGCCCATCAAGCCGCGGCTTGGGATGCAGACACTGCGAACCGTGTGCAGTTCTTTCAGGCTGGGGAGGAGCAGGAGCTTTCAGCGATGGAAAATTGACGCTTTCAACAGAGGTTGGAGGCTGGCTGAACGAGTATGTTCCAAGAGAAAAACTTGAAAAGCTCATAGAATATGTTGATGGCATTTACCGAAAGTTTGGGGCTCCGGAGAAAGTTTATGGTGCCGACCCTGAAAAGGTTGAGGAAATAGAGCGTAGAGCTTCTTTAGCTAGGCTTAGGTTAGTGCGCCAAAGGATTAGGCATATGGGAACTGAAAAATGCGCAGAAACTCTCCGCAAGATGAGGCGATATTTAAACAGCCGTATTGACATTAAGATGCGAACCGAAGTTAAAGGATTAATAGTTAAAAACAAGAAAATTGAGGGAGTAGAAACAGTAGACGGCGAAAAAATCTTCGGCAAATATGTTATTGTGGCTCCGGGAAGAAGCGGAGCTGAATGGCTAAAAACTGAAGCTCAAGCTCTAGGGTTAAAGACGCTTAACAATCCAGTTGACGTTGGAATTCGCGTCGAAGTTTTAGCAACAGTCATGGAAGAGTTAACAAATGCACTTTACGAACCAAAGCTAATCTACTATTCAAAGTTTTTTGACGATCAAGTTAGAACCTTTTGTGTCGCCCCCTATGGAGAAGTAATAACTGAATCCTATAATGGAATATTAACGGTAAATGGGCAAAGTTACGCTGAAAGAAAAACTCTAAACACGAATTTTGCAATACTTGTCAGCACACGGTTCACAGAGCCCTTCAGGGAACCAATAGCCTATGGAAAATACTTGGCCAGGCTAACTAATCTTTTAAGCGGAGGAGTAATAGTTCAAAGACTAGGCGACCTAGAAGCTGGAAGAAGATCAACCCAAGAAAGAATTAACAGATGCGTCGTTACTCCCACACTTAAAAATGCAACCCCAGGCGATTTAAGCTTCGTCCTTCCCTACAGATATCTCACAGACATGATGGAAATGCTTCGAGCACTGGACAGTGTTGCTCCGGGAATATACTCAAAGGATACGCTTCTCTACGGAATTGAAGTTAAATTCTACTCTTCAAGGCTAAGACTAAGTAATTCACTTGAGACAAAGATAAGAAATCTGTTCACCATAGGCGATGGAGCCGGAGTAACTAGAAGTCTCGTCCAAGCTTCAGTTTCAGGCGTAATAGTTGCGAGGGAAATAATGAAAAGGGAAAAACAATTAATCAAAAAAGAAACATAA
- a CDS encoding AIR carboxylase family protein — translation MEGKVIILMGSKTDYEFSRKIADYLEKFGVGYEFRVASAHKTPRKVLEVLKEYEADRVVYITVAGRSNALSGMADANTAKPVIACPPYSEKFAGADILSSLRVPSGVGSVVTLEPEGAAIAAAKILALTDEKLAKKVAEYQMEKRRKIEEADSELKEKV, via the coding sequence ATGGAAGGAAAAGTCATAATTTTAATGGGTTCTAAAACTGACTACGAATTTTCCAGAAAAATAGCAGACTATCTAGAAAAGTTTGGCGTTGGATACGAGTTTAGGGTTGCCTCTGCACATAAAACTCCTAGAAAAGTTCTTGAGGTTCTTAAAGAATACGAAGCTGACCGCGTAGTTTACATTACTGTTGCTGGACGTTCAAACGCCCTCAGCGGCATGGCGGACGCGAACACAGCCAAGCCAGTTATTGCCTGTCCACCATATTCGGAGAAGTTTGCGGGGGCAGACATACTGTCTTCACTTAGGGTTCCAAGCGGGGTAGGCTCAGTGGTTACGCTTGAACCAGAGGGAGCCGCAATAGCAGCTGCGAAGATTCTGGCTTTAACAGATGAAAAGCTAGCTAAAAAGGTAGCAGAATACCAGATGGAGAAAAGGAGAAAAATCGAGGAAGCTGACAGTGAATTAAAAGAAAAAGTGTGA
- the purC gene encoding phosphoribosylaminoimidazolesuccinocarboxamide synthase: MGSVKDIEIIRKPTRESMGIARFHFSDRYSVFDWGEMPDHIEGKGAALCLMGAYCFERLEEKGIKTHYRGLITKDGKKVGFDELEEPTNIMEFNLVNVLKPKPTVSEGKLIYDYSIFTSNLTNFLIPFEIIYRNGLPPGSSIFKRLKRGLIKPENLGLDHYPKPGEKLPRPFFDISTKLEEKDRYLTWEEAKKLANLRDEEIEEMRHILLEINNLITEIASKANLENEDGKVEFAFDPKRKLMVVDVVGTLDECRFTYRGIHVSKEIAREFYRKTNWCREVEKAKRMAEEKGVENWRQLCSSTPPPLDPQLRKIISQVYMAAANEFTGRKFFEVPKLVEVLKEYEIYLSKF, encoded by the coding sequence ATGGGAAGTGTAAAAGATATAGAGATAATCAGAAAGCCAACAAGGGAAAGTATGGGAATTGCCAGATTTCATTTTTCAGACCGGTATTCCGTTTTCGATTGGGGGGAAATGCCAGACCACATAGAAGGAAAGGGCGCAGCACTATGCCTCATGGGTGCATACTGTTTCGAAAGACTTGAAGAAAAAGGAATAAAAACCCATTATAGAGGCTTAATAACAAAAGACGGAAAAAAGGTAGGTTTCGACGAGCTTGAAGAACCAACAAACATTATGGAATTCAACCTAGTAAACGTGCTAAAGCCGAAACCAACAGTAAGCGAAGGAAAACTCATATACGACTATAGCATATTCACTTCCAACTTAACCAACTTCTTAATTCCATTCGAAATAATATACAGAAACGGCCTACCGCCGGGTTCCTCAATCTTCAAAAGACTCAAAAGAGGACTAATAAAACCAGAAAACCTAGGATTAGACCACTATCCAAAACCAGGAGAAAAACTTCCACGACCATTCTTTGACATAAGCACAAAACTCGAAGAAAAAGACAGATATTTAACATGGGAAGAAGCAAAAAAACTTGCAAACTTAAGGGATGAAGAAATAGAGGAAATGAGGCATATTCTGCTTGAAATAAACAATTTGATAACGGAGATTGCTTCTAAGGCTAATTTGGAAAATGAGGATGGGAAAGTTGAGTTTGCATTTGACCCCAAAAGAAAGCTTATGGTTGTCGACGTCGTCGGAACCCTAGATGAATGCCGTTTCACCTATAGGGGCATTCACGTAAGTAAGGAGATTGCAAGAGAGTTCTACCGCAAAACAAACTGGTGTAGGGAAGTTGAGAAAGCAAAAAGAATGGCTGAAGAAAAAGGAGTCGAAAATTGGAGGCAGCTTTGCAGTTCTACTCCACCGCCGCTTGACCCGCAATTGAGGAAAATAATAAGTCAAGTCTACATGGCTGCGGCAAACGAGTTCACTGGACGCAAATTCTTCGAAGTGCCAAAACTTGTAGAAGTTTTGAAGGAATATGAGATATACCTAAGCAAATTTTAG
- a CDS encoding aconitase X catalytic domain-containing protein: MYLTREEERILEGEHGWACQICMKILVKLGELFGATRLIPINSAHISGVSYKTIGDAPIEFLRNLVEKGAKTNVFSTLNPSSVDPRLASRLPNECIKKQGEILELYSNMNAKLSLSCTPYYESSPPKGLHLAWAESSAVVYANSVLGAWTNREGAPSALASAILGKTPDYGVHKPENRTPNILVRVSTDLLNEIDYGALGYYVGKIAKDKIPLFKGLKNPSLDCLKQLGAAMASSGMTNMFHYNEKTEANDITEKIDVGRREINSVIEELSLKPENSIDMVFVGCPHCSLEEIKTLARLVKGKRLKRNVEFWVCVSRHIKQLGKNFIDAIESSGATILTDTCAVVTWTEKLGIRRIMTNSVKAAHYLPTMNKAEVLLAPIEKCVKAAYT, encoded by the coding sequence ATGTATCTAACTCGTGAAGAAGAGAGAATACTTGAAGGAGAACACGGTTGGGCATGTCAAATCTGCATGAAAATACTTGTCAAGCTCGGTGAACTCTTCGGAGCGACAAGGCTTATTCCCATTAATTCAGCACATATCTCCGGAGTTTCTTACAAAACCATCGGCGACGCACCCATAGAGTTTTTAAGAAACCTAGTTGAAAAAGGAGCCAAAACTAATGTTTTTTCAACATTAAACCCTTCAAGCGTTGACCCACGCCTAGCAAGTAGATTACCTAATGAATGCATAAAAAAGCAAGGGGAAATTTTAGAACTTTACAGTAACATGAACGCTAAACTTTCTCTTTCATGCACACCCTACTACGAATCCTCCCCTCCTAAAGGTTTACATTTAGCTTGGGCTGAATCCTCAGCGGTAGTCTACGCAAACTCCGTTTTAGGGGCTTGGACAAACCGTGAAGGAGCACCAAGTGCGTTAGCGTCAGCCATTCTGGGAAAAACTCCAGATTATGGAGTTCATAAGCCCGAGAATAGGACGCCGAATATACTGGTTAGGGTTTCAACTGATTTGTTAAACGAAATAGATTACGGCGCTTTAGGTTATTATGTCGGGAAAATAGCAAAAGATAAAATTCCACTTTTTAAGGGATTAAAAAATCCCTCTTTGGACTGCTTGAAGCAGTTAGGTGCAGCCATGGCCTCAAGCGGAATGACAAACATGTTCCATTACAATGAAAAAACGGAAGCCAACGATATAACTGAGAAAATAGATGTTGGAAGACGTGAAATTAACTCGGTAATCGAGGAACTTTCACTCAAACCTGAAAACTCAATTGATATGGTCTTCGTTGGGTGCCCCCACTGTTCACTAGAGGAAATCAAGACTCTAGCTAGATTGGTGAAAGGAAAAAGGTTAAAGCGAAACGTGGAGTTTTGGGTCTGCGTCTCCAGACATATCAAACAATTGGGAAAAAACTTTATCGATGCTATAGAAAGTTCTGGAGCAACCATTTTAACGGACACTTGCGCAGTTGTCACATGGACAGAAAAGCTTGGAATAAGAAGGATAATGACCAACTCGGTTAAGGCTGCGCATTACTTGCCCACCATGAACAAGGCAGAAGTCCTTTTAGCTCCAATTGAAAAATGCGTTAAAGCAGCGTATACATGA